The Triticum aestivum cultivar Chinese Spring chromosome 3A, IWGSC CS RefSeq v2.1, whole genome shotgun sequence genome includes a region encoding these proteins:
- the LOC123063610 gene encoding uncharacterized protein, giving the protein MAPTPDSAVRDALGDCQAAPPLVLSLRRRGEATAWRFPERSDAHRRAAPSPARLRSLRLCCIPISSSVQCGVRPLVSTVPCLSLGRNHDIVWRVCCWILTPEGAVKPRRQIKIS; this is encoded by the exons ATGGCCCCCACGCCCGACTCCGCGGTCCGCGATGCTCTGGGAGATTGCCAGGCCGCGCCGCCGCTCGTCCTCTCCTTGAGACGGCGCGGGGAGGCCACGGCGTGGAGGTTCCCGGAGCGGAGCGATGCGCATCGCCGCGCCGCTCCATCACCAGCGAGGCTTCGGTCACTGCGTCTCTGCTGTATCCCCATCTCCAGCTCCGTGCAGTGCGGTGTCCGGCCTCTGGTGTCGACCGTACCCTGCCTCTCCCTTGGCAG GAATCATGACATTGTGTGGAGAGTTTGCTGCTGGATCCTGACTCCTGAGGGTGCTGTGAAGCCACGGAGGCAAATCAAAATTTCCTGA
- the LOC123063609 gene encoding beta-fructofuranosidase, insoluble isoenzyme 4 produces MAQSWAFFLLVVLCFCCVSDLICGSNGERVFLYPQSQKVSSIVSQRYRTAYHFQPPKNWINDPNGPMYYNGIYHEFYQYNPNGSVWGNIVWGHSVSTDLINWIPLETAIARDTPSDINGCWTGSATILPGNRLVIIYTGADPEKRQVQNIVVPKNMSDPYLREWTKAGNNPVIQPVGPGLNSGQFRDPTTGWVGPDGLWRIAVGAELNGDSAALLYKSKDFLNWTRVDHPLYSSNSSSMWECPDFFAVLPGNSGGLDLSAAIPNGAKHVLKMSLDSCDKYMIGVYDLKSDSFIPDTVLDDRRLWLRIDYGNFYASKSFFDSKKGRRIIWGWTNETDSSSDDVAKGWAGIHAIPRTIWLDSHGKQLLQWPVEEVESLRGNEINHQGLELKKGGLFEIKGTDSFQADVEIDFELTSIDKADPFDPSWLLDVEKHCREAGASVNAGIGPFGLVVLASDNMEEHTAVHFRVYKSEQKYMILMCSDLRSSSLRPGLYTPAYGGFFEYDLEKEKKISLRTLIDRSAVESFGGSGRVCIMARVYPVAVVDGVAHMYAFNNGSATVRVPQLRAWSMRRAQVNVKGME; encoded by the exons ATGGCCCAATCCTgggccttcttcctcctcgtcgtcctctgcTTCTGCTGTGTGTCCGACCTCATCTGCGGCAGCAATGGGGAGCGAGTCTTCCTCTACCCGCAGTCCCAGAAGGTCTCGTCCATCGTCAGCCAGAGGTACCGGACCGCCTACCACTTCCAGCCCCCCAAGAACTGGATCAACG ATCCAAACG GGCCAATGTACTACAATGGCATATACCATGAGTTCTACCAGTACAACCCCAATGGCTCCGTCTGGGGTAACATAGTTTGGGGCCACTCAGTTTCTACAGACCTCATCAACTGGATTCCACTTGAAACCGCAATAGCGCGGGACACCCCGAGCGACATAAACGGTTGCTGGACCGGCTCAGCCACAATCCTCCCCGGTAACCGACTGGTCATCATATACACCGGTGCCGACCCGGAAAAGCGTCAGGTCCAAAACATTGTGGTTCCGAAAAACATGTCTGACCCGTACCTGAGGGAATGGACCAAAGCCGGCAATAACCCGGTGATCCAGCCGGTCGGTCCAGGCTTGAACTCGGGCCAGTTCAGGGATCCGACAACCGGTTGGGTTGGACCTGATGGACTGTGGAGGATAGCAGTTGGTGCTGAGCTCAACGGCGACAGTGCTGCACTTTTGTACAAGAGCAAAGACTTTCTGAACTGGACTAGAGTTGACCACCCACTGTATTCATCCAATTCCTCCTCTATGTGGGAGTGCCCGGATTTCTTCGCGGTATTGCCAGGCAATAGCGGTGGACTGGACCTGTCTGCAGCGATCCCGAATGGTGCCAAGCATGTCCTCAAGATGAGCCTGGATTCCTGTGACAAGTACATGATTGGGGTTTATGATCTGAAAAGTGACAGCTTTATTCCAGATACTGTCCTAGATGACCGCCGGCTATGGTTGAGGATCGATTATGGTAATTTCTATGCCTCAAAGTCATTTTTCGACTCGAAGAAGGGCAGGAGGATCATATGGGGTTGGACTAACGAGACAGACAGTTCTTCGGACGACGTTGCAAAAGGTTGGGCAGGAATCCAT GCAATTCCCAGGACAATTTGGTTAGACAGCCATGGCAAGCAGTTGCTGCAATGGCCAGTTGAAGAGGTCGAGTCCCTTCGAGGAAATGAAATCAACCATCAAGGACTAGAGCTGAAGAAGGGTGGTCTGTTTGAGATTAAGGGAACTGACAGTTTCCAG GCTGATGTGGAGATAGACTTTGAGCTGACGTCCATCGATAAAGCCGATCCTTTCGATCCCTCCTGGCTTTTGGACGTCGAGAAGCATTGCCGGGAAGCGGGTGCATCAGTCAATGCTGGCATAGGGCCATTTGGACTTGTTGTCCTGGCCTCTGAcaacatggaggagcacactgctgtGCACTTCCGGGTGTACAAGTCAGAGCAGAAGTACATGATACTCATGTGCTCTGATCTAAGAAG TTCTTCATTGAGACCAGGACTGTACACACCAGCCTATGGAGGCTTCTTTGAATATGAccttgaaaaagaaaagaagatatcTCTGAGAACTCTG ATTGATCGGTCGGCGGTGGAGAGCTTCGGCGGTAGCGGCAGGGTCTGCATCATGGCCAGAGTGTACCCCGTGGCGGTTGTCGACGGCGTGGCCCACATGTATGCCTTCAACAACGGCAGTGCCACGGTCAGGGTGCCACAGCTCAGGGCCTGGAGCATGAGGAGAGCACAAGTGAATGTGAAAGGGATGGAGTGA
- the LOC123059578 gene encoding uncharacterized protein: MEHQRSTVGWRIHPPPPPHLPPPSTQGLDNQKFGGSQEISLGGMSKNSSRAKWNHQMKAYLIELLRDHDVPKYRTQNAWSKEAWTNIVAKFNQRFDVSFMVVQVKQNEQDLKRDFKAVKDLISESGFGWDRDRKMVVAPDNIWAALEARKNKDALFWRGKSFPYYEDLFALYDGRYAQGRSCHGMDYYANKATQLSQLPTSHSPQQQGLEAHLHTPTPTIHAPGDSSMQFDIEEDSENTKWFSSNNTFSQVEANPTQGNDLTLHAPSQVETVPISSQHAGQTLHEIPQVVHRNPRPASSAPEVTSTKRARKQKTTSIDDFHERYLKLRREEIDRYAAIEERKLRDPFSIKKCIKALERLEGLSMADMLKAADIFTANKENREVFLSFSSNELRLGWLTEKIQNT, from the exons ATGGAGCACCAACGGAGCACTGTAGGCTGGCGAATCCACCCTCCTCCGCCTCCACATCTCCCCCCTCCATCCACACAAGGGCTTGACAACCAGAAATTTGGGGGAAGTCAAGAAATCTCCCTAGGAG GTATGTCTAAGAATTCTAGTAGAGCCAAGTGGAATCATCAGATGAAGGCATATCTCATTGAACTGTTAAGAGATCATGATGTTCCCAAATACCGCACACAAAATGCATGGAGTAAAGAGGCCTGGACaaatattgttgctaaattcaatCAAAGATTTGATGTATCCTTCATGGTAGTTCAAGTGAAGCAAAATGAGCAGGATCTAAAGAGAGATTTCAAAGCtgtaaaagacttaatatctgaaAGTGGTTTTGGCTGGGATCGTGACAGAAAGATGGTGGTGGCGCCCGATAATATTTGGGCTGCACTAGAGGCACGTAAAAACAAGGATGCACTCTTCTGGCGAGGAAAGTCATTTCCATATTATGAAGATCTTTTTGCTCTATATGATG GACGCTATGCTCAGGGAAGAAGTTGCCATGGCATGGATTATTATGCGAACAAAGCAACTCAGCTCTCACAGTTACCAACATCACATTCACCACAACAACAAGGGCTAGAGGCGCATCTGCACACACCTACACCAACCATACATGCTCCTGGTGATTCATCCATGCAATTTGACATTGAAGAGGATAGTGAAAACACAAAGTGGTTTTCTAGCAATAATACATTCAGTCAAGTGGAGGCAAACCCAACTCAAGGAAATGACTTGACATTACATGCTCCATCCCAAGTTGAAACAGTACCAATTTCCTCACAGCACGCTGGACAGACTTTGCATGAAATTCCACAAGTTGTACATCGCAATCCTCGACCAGCTAGCTCAGCTCCTGAGGTTACTAGCACCAAGAGAGCGAGAAAGCAAAAGACGACCAGTATTGACGATTTTCATGAGAGATACCTGAAACTGAGAAGGGAAGAAATAGATAGGTATGCAGCCATTGAGGAGAGGAAATTAAGGGACCCGTTCAGCATCAAGAAATGCATCAAAGCACTGGAAAGGTTGGAGGGTCTTTCGATGGCAGATATGCTAAAAGCAGCGGACATCTTTACTGCCAACAAGGAGAACAGGGAGGTATTTCTATCATTTTCAAGTAACGAATTACGGTTGGGTTGGTTGACTGAAAAAATTCAGAATACCTAA